The Gemella haemolysans ATCC 10379 genome contains the following window.
CTGATTCTCAAGTTGGGGATTGGGCTAGAGCAATGTATATTAGAGATTACTCTAGAGGTTCAGCAAATTCTGATTTTTCATATGATGTATGGTTAGCTAGCGATCATTTAGCATATGTTAACTTGAAAAAAAATGGAACTACAGTAGGTAAATATAGAGTTAATTCAAGTGGTCAATTGGAACATTATGAAAATGGTGGTTGGAATGTAGTAAGTAGTACATTTACTTCATAATAATTATTGAAGTAAAATATTTTTGCATTAAAAGAAAAATAATATAAATAGAGAAAACTGATAACTAAAATATAGATAGCGTATTCTAGTTATCGGTTTTTTTGTAAATTTATTTATAAAAAAATTAAAATACCTCTTGTAATTAATTATATTTAATGAGATAATAATACATATAATGCAAATAGATTAAGAGGAGATTTATACTTATGACAAAGATTTTAGCTATTAACTCAGGAAGTTCATCTTTAAAATTTCAATTATTTGAAATGCCTGAAGAAAAAGTTATTACAAAAGGACTAGTTGAGAGAATCGGTATTGAAAACAGTGTATTCACTATCGAATTCAACGGTGAAAAAAAATAAAGAAACATTAGATATTCCTAACCACGACGTGGCTATTGAAATGCTACTTGAAAAATTAACAAAATTAGGTATTGTACAAGATGTTAAAGAAATTGAAGGAGTTGGTCACCGTGTTGTTCATGGTGGAGAATTCTATGATTCTTCAGTTTTAGTAACTGATGAAGAATTAGCTAAAGTTGATTCAATCGAAGATTTAGCACCTTTACACAACCCAGCGAATATTAAAGGTGTTCGTTCATTCCAAAAAGAATTACCAGGAGTTCCAAACGTATTAACATTTGATACAGCATTCCACCAAAGTATGCCTAAGTCGACATACATGTATGCTGTACCAAGAGAATTTTATGAAAAATATGGAGTTCGTAAATATGGTGCACACGGAACAAGCCACAGATACATTGGAGAAAAAGTTGCTGAAATTTTAGGAAAAGACCCTAAAGAACTAAAAACAATTTCTTGTCACATCGGTAACGGAGCTTCAATTTGCGCAATCAAAAATGGTAAATCATACGATACTTCTATGGGATTCACGCCACTATCAGGTTTAGTGATGGGTACAAGAACTGGTGATATCGATCCAGCTACTATCCCTTACATTGCTCAAAAAACTGGATTATCTCTTGAAGAAATCGTACGTATTTTCAACTTCGAATCAGGATTAAAAGGTGTATCTGCACTATCTTCTGACTTACGTGACGTTGAAGATGTAAGAGATACAAACCCTCACGCAGCTGAAGCTATTGATGTATACATCAACAGAATTAAAGAGTACGTTGGAGCATATGCAGCAGCTATGAATGGAGTAGATGCAATTGTCTTCACTGCTGGTGTTGGTGAGAATGCTACTTGGGTTCGTGAAGAAGTATTAGAAGGATTAACTTTCCTAGGTGTACAAATTGATAAAGAGAAAAACAATGTACGTGGTAAAGTTGCAGAAATCTCAACAGCAGATTCTAAAGTTAAAGCTTTTGTAATTCCTACTGATGAAGAAGTTATGATTGCTAGAGATACTTATAACTTATCTAAATAATAAATAAGATCACAAGGGCTGGGGTTTCTCTCCAGCCCTTTAATAATTTGAAAGGACACTATGGTAAGAAATAACTTCAATAATAAGTTTAAAGGAGCTATTGATATCTTAAAGATATTTAATCAAAATGGCTATGAGGCATATTTTGTTGGTGGTTGTGTAAGAGATTATTTGTTAGGTGAAGATTTTTCTGATATTGATATAACGACAAACGCCCTTCCTGACCAAGTAAAGAAGGTGTTTCGTAAGAGTATTGATACAGGAATTCAGCATGGAACAGTAACAATCTTAGTTAATGGTGATAGTTATGAAGTCACTACATTTAGAACTGAAGAGGACTACGCAAACCATCGTTCTCCTGAAAAGGTAGAGTTTGTAAGTAATTTACGAGAAGATCTTGATAGACGTGATTTTACAATTAATGCTATGGCGTTAGATTATAATGGGAAGTTATTCGACTATCATAACGGAGACAGCGATTTAAGTTCTAAAATTATTCGTACCGTAAATAATCCTAATGAGAGATTTTATGAGGATGCCTTAAGGATGTTAAGAGCGTTTCGTTTTTCATCTAAGTTAGGTTTTGAAATTGAGAATAATACATTAAATGCTATTAAGAAAAATGCAGAACTTATAAAATTTGTATCTATCGAGCGTATTGTAAATGAATTTAAAAAACTTTTAGCTGGTAAAGGTAATTTAAGGAGTTTAGAATTATTATTAGATAGTAAGCTTAATTTGTATATTCCATTCTTTAAAGAGGTTAATACGGTTCAAGATTTATCAAGTTATTCATTCTGTCAGAGTTTGTATATTTTATCGGATATTAACGATATTCTGTTTGAAAAATTAAAATTTTTGAAATTATCAAATAAGGAAATAAAATTAATAAAGCAGTTTGATTTAATAAATCAAGAATTTAAAAATACTACTCCAATAGAATTAATTTTATATAAGTATAATCGTGAAGATGTTAAATTTGTATGTGACTATTTTGGTTATGATGAAGAAAAAAATATTGATAAATGTATTTTAACTATTAATTCTTTTGATGATATAGATATTACATCTGAAGAAATTATAAATTATATTGAAAAAAAACCAGGACCATGGATTAAAACTGTAATTTCTATCATAGAAAAAGATATTTTACTTCACAGGTTAAATAATAATAAAATAGATATACTAGATTTTTTATCGAATTTAAGAGATAATATATAGATGATTTGAAAGAGAGGTGAGAGAATTTATGAATAAATTATTTTGTGTAGTCGATATAGAATTAACAGACGATAAAGAAATTATTCAATTTTCAGCAACAAAACTTGATGAAAATTTCAGAGAAATTTTGTCGATTAATTATTATATTCAACCGAAAAAACAAGTCTCTACATTTGTTACTGAGCTAACAGGAATTAGTAATGAAATGTTACACGATAAACCTTTTTTTGAAGATGTAGCTCATGAATTATATAATTATATTAAAGGAGATATACTTGTATGTCATGGCTTGCCGTCTGATTATGTAATATTGAAGAAGAGATTTCATGATGTAGGAATACTGTATAAAGCTAAATTATCATTGGATACTGTAGAATTATCTAGATTATTTTTACCTTCACAAACAAGTTATAGACTATCTGATTTATCAAATTCTCTTGGCCTTTATACAGGTGATCAATATCACAACGCTGCAATAGATGTGAAGGTTACTGTCAAACTATTAAAAGAGATTGCTAGAAAAATATCTAAGATAAATACAGATAATTATAAAAAAATAGAAAATCTTCTAGAGAAAATTGATTTGAGTATGTATAAATTTGCTAGATTTTGTAGAAATAGAGCTAAATCTGTAGAATTTAATTCTGATGAATTTATAAATTATCAAGGTGTTGATTTTAGAAAAGTAGTATATGATAATAGAAAAACTTGTGATAATGATAAGTTTATACTTTTTTCATCAATTGATGAGGACGACTATGTTAGTAAATTTAAAATAACAGATTTTGTAATTTTGAAGAAGAAAAGTTCTTATATTCCACTAAATGTTTTTTCTCTTTTCCCCAAAAAAGAAGATTTGAATTTGGATAAATTGTTAATCAAGTTGTATGTATGGATATTAGAGACAAAAACGGGTGATTTTTCTGAATTAAACCTGTTATATCTTGAGAAAATGTACATAGATAGTATAAAAAAAGGTCTAGCTATTAGCTCGAAAGCATATTATTTTGATGAAAAGAATAAAGCTGCTCAACTATGTAAAAATATTGTAACAAACTATAATTCTATTGAGTATTTAATAGAAAATGATACTTTTAAAAATTATACTTTTGTTTTTGAACATAAAAAAATACTCGGTCGAGAATTAGATTCAATCAACACAAAAGATTATTTTTATAAAAATTCCATTACGGAATTAAATGTAGCTGTATCTAGGAATTTAAAAAATAAAGACTTTAAAATTTTAAGAAACAATATTGACGGTTTGGTGAAATTTCTTCATGAAATGTATATTTCAGAGAGTTTGTTTTTATATAATGATAGTTTAAGTTTTATATTACAAGACGTTGATGCAATATTAGTTGACATGAAACAATATAAGGACGAATTACCAATATCATATAAATTCATGAAGAAATTAAGAAATGTATTAACGAATTCTAAAAATACCTATAAATTTCTGGTACTTGACCAAGAGAATAGTTTAAAACTTACAGTAGTAAATGATAAGAAGGTTAAATCATTAATTAATATAATCCATTCTAAAAAACATAAGTACTTGAATTTAAAATCTAAAGTAAAATATATATATAGTAATGGAGACGAGGAGTTACTAACAACTAAAAGTACTGAAACTATATTATATATTTTTGAAAGTAATAAATATAAAGATTTATACTTTAATAAACGTGAAAAAAAGAGTTATATAAAATTCTTTAATTTTTCAATTAAAGATAATTTTAATGAGTTATATAGTGAAGTAAAAAATAATAATCGTCTAGCTTGTAGATGTTACGCAACAAAGGATATACTTGAATACAGGTATTTCCTAAAAGATATTTTTGATTGTATAATTGTATTTCGTGATTTAGAACATTAAATTCTAAAAATTAAAAGTCATAATTAAAAAAATAGTAATTTTATGATATAATATAAATAGTTTTTATATAACTATGATAATTTAAATTTTGAACATAATATTAATTAAAATTAGGAGGGACTTCAAGTTGAATATTAATAATTTAAAAGAACAACTAGGTCAAAAAGTAACTCTTGGTGCATGGATTGCTAACAAGAGAAGTAGTGGTAAAATTGCATTTTTCCAACTTAGATATGGAGCTGGATTTATCCAAGCTATCGCATTAAAAGAATCTTTAGGTGAAGAAAGATACCAACAATTACGTCACTTGCCACAAGAAACTTCATTAAAAGTAACAGGATTAATTAAAGAAAATGAAAGAGAACTTTCTGGTATTGAATTAGAGATTGAAGACTTTGAAGTAATCTCGGAAGCAATTGATTATCCAATTACGCCAAAAGAGCATGGAGTAGAGTTCTTAGCGGATAACCGTCATATATGGATTCGTTCTAAGAAACAACATGCTATATTAACTATTAGAAACCAAGTTATTAAATCTACATATGATTTCTTTGAAAAAGAAGGATTCTTAAAAACAGATCCACCAATCTTAACTTCTTCTGCTCCAGAAGGAACTACAGAATTATTTAATACTAAATACTTTGATGAGGAAGCATATCTTTCTCAATCTGGACAACTATACTTAGAAGCAACAGCTATGGCATTTGGAAAAGTATTTTCATTCGGTCCTACTTTTAGAGCTGAAAAATCTAAAACACGTCGTCACTTAATCGAGTTCTGGATGATTGAAGCTGAGATGGCATTTTGTAATCATGATGAAAGTTTAGCATTACAAGAAGCTTATGTTAATCACTTACTGACAGATGTATTAGAAAAATGTCAAGAACAACTTAAAGTTCTTGGTCGTGATTTAGAAGCTCTAGAAAATGCTAGAGGAGAATTCCCACGTATTAAATATAAAGATGCTATCCAATTATTAAAAGATAATGGATTTGACGATATTGAATATGGTGATGACTTTGGATCACCTCACGAAACATTTATCGCTAACAGCTATAATAAACCAGTATTTATTACTCACTGGCCATTAGATATTAAACCATTCTATATGATTGAAGATCCTAATGAGCCTGGTGTAGTGCTTTGTGCAGACTTAATCGCTCCAGAAGGATACGGAGAAATCATCGGTGGTTCACAACGTATTGATGATTACGATAAATTATTAGAAAATATTAAGAAACATGATTTAAATCTTGAAGCCTATGGTTGGTACTTAGATTTACGTAAATATGGTTCTGTAGAACATGCTGGATTTGGATTAGGATTAGAGCGTACTGTAGCTTGGATTACAGGTAACGGACACGTTCGTGAAACTGCTCCATTCCCACGTTTATTAAACAGATTAACACCATAGGAGTTTGAAATGATCAATATCAATATAAAAGGTCTTTTAGTTGATGCTGATTTTTTAATGAATTATAAAACTCATAACTTATCTGGAGAGGAAGCTATGTTTCTTCTTCAGATAAGTTATTTGACAAATCAAGGGAAAATACCATTTTCAATAGATTTATTTAAGAATGAATCAAACAGATCAGAAAATGAAATTTTTTCTATGCTTGATAATTTAATTAATAAAGGAAGCATAGTTATATCACCAGAAAGTAAAATTAATTTCATAATATTTAACAATAAGGATGATTATTACACATTACGTGACTTATTGAAATTGGTTGAGAGAGTTACTGGAAGGATATTAACTTCTAAAGAGATTGATATAGTTACTTCTTGGTTTGAAAAACAATATACAAAACATCAAATCGATGAAGCATTAACTTTATCTAAAAATATTAGTTATGTTAATGGTATATTAAACAATAAAGTGAATAATGATTTGCAATCAGAAAGTGGAAGTAGTTTAGGTTATGACTGGTTTAACAAATAGACAAAAAAAGAATAAAGCAAAAAAAGTTATGGAGTACTTAGATAAAGTATTTCCTGATGTAGAGTGTGAACTTGATTTTTCTAATAACTTAGAGTTGGTTATTGCTGTTCTCTTATCGGCACAATGTAAAGATGAATACGTAAATAGAGCAACAGTAGGATTATTTGAAAATTATAAGACAATTGATGATTATGCTGATGCAAAGGTAGAGGATATAGAAAAGTATATTCGAACACTAGGGCTATATAAAGCAAAATCGAAAAATATAGTAGGTATGGCAAATATGTTAAGGGATGTTTATGATTATAAAATTCCACAGACTAGAGAAGAGTTAGAAAAACTACCTGGAGTAGGAAGAAAAACTGCTAATGTAGTTCTTTCAGTTGGATTTAATATCCCTGCTATTGCTGTTGATACACATGTTGAACGTGTAGCAAAAATGTTTGGATTAGCAGAATTAACTGATAGTCCGCTTCAAGTAGAAAAGAATCTTATGAGTGTTTTCCCTATGGAAAGTTGGGGGAAAATACATCATCAACTAATTCATTTAGGGCGTTATAAACTTCCAGCAAGAGGTGAGCGAACTATTGATCCAGAATTAGAAAAATTATTAGTATTGAAATAAGAGGAGACGGAATATGTTAATTATATTTATATTAGCGTGTTTTCTAATATTACTAGATCAACTTAGTAAAAATTTTATAGTAAATCATTTCTCATTAGGAGAAAGCAAGGAAGTTATAGTAAATTTCTTCAGTATTTCATCTCATAGGAATAGAGGAGCTGCATGGGGAATTTTACAAGATAGTCGTTTATTTTTCTTAGTTGTTACGGTTATCTTTATTGCTATTTTAACATACTATTTATTTAAGCAAAAAAATACTTTATCTAGCTTTGATAAGGGTACTTTTGCCTTAATATATGGTGGAGCAATTGGTAATTTTATTGACAGATTAACTAGACATGAGGTAGTTGATTTTCTTGATTTTAGAATATTCGGTTATGATTTTCCTATATTTAATTTAGCAGACTGTTTTATTTGTGTAGGAGTAATATTTTTACTATTTAAGATTTATAAGGAAGATAATTAATAATAGAGAGCGGACTTTTTAGGTCATGCTCTCTTTTTTTGTTATAATATTAGTATATTAGTAGAAATAGAAAGGAGCTTTAAATGTATTATTGTACTTATAAAAGCAAAATAGGGCTTTTATATTTAATTTCAGATGGTGAAAGTCTTATCGGATGTTATCTAGAAGGACAGAAGTATTTTCCTAATAATATTGATAACTATTATTTGAATGAAGAATTAAGTATATTGGCAAAATCTAAAGACTGGTTAGAAAAATATTTTAATGGTGAAAATCCAAGTATAGATGAGATCCCCTTAAATTATATTGGGACTGAATTTAGAAAAAAAGTATGGGAAGTACTTAAAGATATATCCTATGGAGAGCTAGTTACATATAAACATATAGCAGAAAAAATTGCTAAGGCTAAAGGTTTAGAAACCATGTCGGCTCAAGCAGTTGGTGGAGCAGTTGGGCATAATCCATTATTAATTTTTATCCCATGTCATAGAGTAATAGGGGTAGACGGAAGTTTAACAGGTTATGCTGCCGGTCTTGAAAATAAGAGATTTCTATTAAATCTAGAATCTGATAATAATCATTATTAATTAAAGAATGAAATACCGTACAACAATAGAAGAATATACGAAAATATGGTATAATTAATTAGATTAAATTCTTTTTTAGGAGAAATAAATGAACGATAAAAAAATAGTATTTATGGGAACTCCAAAGTTTGCTGTTCCTGTATTAGAAATGTTAATAGAAAATTACGGTGTGGATTTAGTTATTACTCAGCCTGATAAAAAAGTTGGTAGAAAGAAAGTACTAACACCACCTCCAATAAAAGTTGTAGCTTTAGAGAAAAATATTAAAGTACTACAACCCGAAAAAATATCAACAGATGAAGAGACTTATAATACATTAAAAGAGTTGAATCCGGATATTATTATTACCGCAGCATATGGTCAACTAGTACCAGAAAAAATATTAGAGATTCCAGAGCATAAATGTATTAATGTTCATGGCTCATTACTACCAAAATTACGTGGTGGAGCACCTATCCAGTATTCAATTCTTGAAGATCACGGGAAAACTGGGATAACAATTATGTATATGGTTAAAAAACTGGATGCTGGAGATATGATTTCAAAAGTAGAGGTTGATATTCTAGATAGTGATAACTACGAAACTCTACATGATAAACTGTCAATCGCAGGGCGTGATCTATTAAATGAAACTCTTCCAAAAATATTTAGTGGAGATATTAGCCCAGAAAAACAAGATGACGAAGAAGCAACATTTGCTCGCAATATCTTAAGAGAAGATGAGAAGATTGACTGGAATACATCAGCTAGAGATGTATTTAACAAAGTTCGTGCATTAGATCCAACTCCTGGAGCATTTACTTATTTAGAAGGTAATGTGCTAAAAATTTGGTCAACTGAAGAAGTTAAACAAGACTTTGAATCTAATTTTGACAAAGTTGGAACTATTATTAAACAAGATAAGAAAAGTATCTATATTCTATGTGGTAAAAATACAGTGTTAAAAGTCAATGAACTTCAAGTTTCAGGTAAAAAACGTATGCCAGTAGTTAATTTCTTATCAAATAAAAAAGACTATGTGGGTACTGTATTAGGTGAAGAAAATGAGTAATATTAATGCTCGACATATTGCTTACGAGGTTTTATATACAATTATCCAAGAAGATGGCTATAGTAATATTACTTTAAATAAATATTTTAATCAGTATAAGGTTGAAGAACAAGATAAGAGATTTATTAGTGAAGTAGTATATGGTTCAATAAAAAATAAATTGTATTTAGAACACATTCTCAAATCTTATTCTAAAGGTAGAGTAAAACCTAAAGTTAAAGTTATTTTATTAATGAGTATTTATCAATTGCTTTATATGGATAAGA
Protein-coding sequences here:
- the lspA gene encoding signal peptidase II, translating into MLIIFILACFLILLDQLSKNFIVNHFSLGESKEVIVNFFSISSHRNRGAAWGILQDSRLFFLVVTVIFIAILTYYLFKQKNTLSSFDKGTFALIYGGAIGNFIDRLTRHEVVDFLDFRIFGYDFPIFNLADCFICVGVIFLLFKIYKEDN
- a CDS encoding CCA tRNA nucleotidyltransferase, with the protein product MVRNNFNNKFKGAIDILKIFNQNGYEAYFVGGCVRDYLLGEDFSDIDITTNALPDQVKKVFRKSIDTGIQHGTVTILVNGDSYEVTTFRTEEDYANHRSPEKVEFVSNLREDLDRRDFTINAMALDYNGKLFDYHNGDSDLSSKIIRTVNNPNERFYEDALRMLRAFRFSSKLGFEIENNTLNAIKKNAELIKFVSIERIVNEFKKLLAGKGNLRSLELLLDSKLNLYIPFFKEVNTVQDLSSYSFCQSLYILSDINDILFEKLKFLKLSNKEIKLIKQFDLINQEFKNTTPIELILYKYNREDVKFVCDYFGYDEEKNIDKCILTINSFDDIDITSEEIINYIEKKPGPWIKTVISIIEKDILLHRLNNNKIDILDFLSNLRDNI
- the asnS gene encoding asparagine--tRNA ligase gives rise to the protein MNINNLKEQLGQKVTLGAWIANKRSSGKIAFFQLRYGAGFIQAIALKESLGEERYQQLRHLPQETSLKVTGLIKENERELSGIELEIEDFEVISEAIDYPITPKEHGVEFLADNRHIWIRSKKQHAILTIRNQVIKSTYDFFEKEGFLKTDPPILTSSAPEGTTELFNTKYFDEEAYLSQSGQLYLEATAMAFGKVFSFGPTFRAEKSKTRRHLIEFWMIEAEMAFCNHDESLALQEAYVNHLLTDVLEKCQEQLKVLGRDLEALENARGEFPRIKYKDAIQLLKDNGFDDIEYGDDFGSPHETFIANSYNKPVFITHWPLDIKPFYMIEDPNEPGVVLCADLIAPEGYGEIIGGSQRIDDYDKLLENIKKHDLNLEAYGWYLDLRKYGSVEHAGFGLGLERTVAWITGNGHVRETAPFPRLLNRLTP
- a CDS encoding DnaD domain protein produces the protein MININIKGLLVDADFLMNYKTHNLSGEEAMFLLQISYLTNQGKIPFSIDLFKNESNRSENEIFSMLDNLINKGSIVISPESKINFIIFNNKDDYYTLRDLLKLVERVTGRILTSKEIDIVTSWFEKQYTKHQIDEALTLSKNISYVNGILNNKVNNDLQSESGSSLGYDWFNK
- a CDS encoding exonuclease domain-containing protein, which gives rise to MNKLFCVVDIELTDDKEIIQFSATKLDENFREILSINYYIQPKKQVSTFVTELTGISNEMLHDKPFFEDVAHELYNYIKGDILVCHGLPSDYVILKKRFHDVGILYKAKLSLDTVELSRLFLPSQTSYRLSDLSNSLGLYTGDQYHNAAIDVKVTVKLLKEIARKISKINTDNYKKIENLLEKIDLSMYKFARFCRNRAKSVEFNSDEFINYQGVDFRKVVYDNRKTCDNDKFILFSSIDEDDYVSKFKITDFVILKKKSSYIPLNVFSLFPKKEDLNLDKLLIKLYVWILETKTGDFSELNLLYLEKMYIDSIKKGLAISSKAYYFDEKNKAAQLCKNIVTNYNSIEYLIENDTFKNYTFVFEHKKILGRELDSINTKDYFYKNSITELNVAVSRNLKNKDFKILRNNIDGLVKFLHEMYISESLFLYNDSLSFILQDVDAILVDMKQYKDELPISYKFMKKLRNVLTNSKNTYKFLVLDQENSLKLTVVNDKKVKSLINIIHSKKHKYLNLKSKVKYIYSNGDEELLTTKSTETILYIFESNKYKDLYFNKREKKSYIKFFNFSIKDNFNELYSEVKNNNRLACRCYATKDILEYRYFLKDIFDCIIVFRDLEH
- the nth gene encoding endonuclease III, whose protein sequence is MTGLTNRQKKNKAKKVMEYLDKVFPDVECELDFSNNLELVIAVLLSAQCKDEYVNRATVGLFENYKTIDDYADAKVEDIEKYIRTLGLYKAKSKNIVGMANMLRDVYDYKIPQTREELEKLPGVGRKTANVVLSVGFNIPAIAVDTHVERVAKMFGLAELTDSPLQVEKNLMSVFPMESWGKIHHQLIHLGRYKLPARGERTIDPELEKLLVLK
- the fmt gene encoding methionyl-tRNA formyltransferase, whose amino-acid sequence is MNDKKIVFMGTPKFAVPVLEMLIENYGVDLVITQPDKKVGRKKVLTPPPIKVVALEKNIKVLQPEKISTDEETYNTLKELNPDIIITAAYGQLVPEKILEIPEHKCINVHGSLLPKLRGGAPIQYSILEDHGKTGITIMYMVKKLDAGDMISKVEVDILDSDNYETLHDKLSIAGRDLLNETLPKIFSGDISPEKQDDEEATFARNILREDEKIDWNTSARDVFNKVRALDPTPGAFTYLEGNVLKIWSTEEVKQDFESNFDKVGTIIKQDKKSIYILCGKNTVLKVNELQVSGKKRMPVVNFLSNKKDYVGTVLGEENE
- a CDS encoding methylated-DNA--[protein]-cysteine S-methyltransferase, yielding MYYCTYKSKIGLLYLISDGESLIGCYLEGQKYFPNNIDNYYLNEELSILAKSKDWLEKYFNGENPSIDEIPLNYIGTEFRKKVWEVLKDISYGELVTYKHIAEKIAKAKGLETMSAQAVGGAVGHNPLLIFIPCHRVIGVDGSLTGYAAGLENKRFLLNLESDNNHY